One Tunturibacter gelidoferens genomic region harbors:
- a CDS encoding VOC family protein: MPNLKIVYLELPAQDLAVSRNFYANLFGWTFQDYGPTYTAFSESGTEGGFNADPAERTRTPLPVIESQNLEETEQSILKAGGKITLPTFSFPGGRRFHFTDPAGNELAIMQRE, translated from the coding sequence ATGCCTAATCTAAAAATCGTCTACCTCGAACTGCCAGCTCAGGATCTAGCAGTAAGCAGGAACTTCTACGCCAACCTCTTCGGCTGGACCTTCCAGGACTATGGCCCCACCTACACCGCGTTCTCAGAGAGCGGCACCGAAGGCGGCTTCAACGCCGACCCGGCCGAACGCACCAGAACCCCGCTACCTGTGATCGAATCGCAAAATCTGGAAGAGACCGAGCAGAGCATTCTGAAGGCAGGCGGCAAGATCACGCTCCCCACCTTCAGCTTCCCCGGCGGCCGCCGCTTCCACTTCACCGACCCCGCAGGCAACGAACTAGCCATCATGCAACGCGAATAG
- a CDS encoding alpha/beta hydrolase family protein: MRRSAALILVLMAMASVRTGFAATTYEVGESSRVFKPGHARNWRGAKTEALVTTIWYPANADGTLYEEPQVIGPLDGPLFLAGGAVLNAPIANSQVKFPVVMLSHGTGGSAMQLAWLGTVLARHGFIAVGVNHPGNNALESYTAEGFVLWWERATDISDALDALLLDPTFGPHVDEARIGAAGFSIGGYTVLELAGARTDQERFLKACETDPTLHKCVVPEMKGMGDPEQMLKKVRASSGESMARGGASYRDPRVRAVFAIAPGVGQAFDADGFREVTIPVAMVVGAADQIAPVATNAGRLLALMPNAHLTVLPDGVAHYTFLDTCTDAGKAKLGVYCGDAAGVDREKVHGTVSEMAVKFFDKNLR; the protein is encoded by the coding sequence TTGCGACGAAGTGCGGCGCTGATCTTGGTATTGATGGCGATGGCGAGTGTACGGACAGGTTTCGCCGCGACTACGTATGAAGTGGGAGAGAGTTCTCGGGTGTTCAAGCCGGGGCATGCGCGGAACTGGCGCGGCGCGAAGACTGAGGCGCTGGTGACAACGATCTGGTATCCGGCGAATGCCGATGGGACGTTGTATGAGGAGCCGCAAGTGATTGGGCCACTGGATGGGCCGCTGTTTCTGGCGGGTGGAGCGGTGTTAAATGCTCCGATTGCGAATTCGCAGGTGAAGTTTCCAGTGGTGATGCTGTCGCATGGCACGGGTGGGTCGGCGATGCAGTTGGCGTGGCTGGGCACGGTGCTGGCGCGGCATGGGTTCATTGCGGTGGGGGTGAATCATCCGGGAAATAACGCGCTGGAGTCTTATACGGCAGAGGGGTTTGTGCTGTGGTGGGAGCGGGCGACGGATATCAGTGATGCGTTGGATGCGCTGTTGCTGGATCCGACGTTTGGGCCGCATGTCGATGAAGCACGGATTGGTGCGGCGGGGTTTTCCATTGGCGGCTATACGGTGCTGGAGCTGGCGGGTGCGCGCACGGATCAGGAGCGATTTCTCAAAGCGTGTGAGACAGACCCAACGCTGCACAAGTGCGTGGTGCCGGAGATGAAGGGCATGGGCGACCCGGAGCAGATGCTGAAGAAGGTGAGAGCGAGCAGTGGTGAGTCGATGGCGCGCGGAGGTGCGAGCTACCGTGATCCGCGGGTTCGGGCTGTGTTTGCGATAGCGCCGGGGGTGGGACAGGCGTTCGACGCGGATGGTTTTCGGGAGGTGACGATTCCGGTGGCGATGGTCGTGGGAGCGGCCGATCAGATTGCTCCAGTGGCGACGAACGCGGGGAGATTGCTGGCGTTGATGCCGAACGCGCACCTGACGGTGTTGCCTGATGGCGTGGCGCACTACACGTTTTTAGATACATGCACGGATGCGGGAAAGGCGAAGCTCGGTGTGTATTGCGGAGACGCCGCGGGAGTTGACCGCGAGAAGGTGCATGGGACCGTGTCGGAGATGGCGGTGAAGTTTTTTGATAAGAATCTGAGGTGA
- a CDS encoding glycine C-acetyltransferase has product MTTAAAKRPQLAHLTAQLDDLRERGTFFKLRVLDDQQAPVCTYDGKRVINLASNNYLGLCNHPKLEEAAIAATKKYGVGSGAVRTIAGTMHIHMELEEKIADFKGVEACVVFQSGFAANAGTVSSILGKEDFILSDELNHASIIDGARLSRAKIKVFRHKDIAHAEQLLQEVQNEPGRKLLITDGVFSMDGDIGPVDKLAGLCEKYGAIMMVDDAHASGVLGRNGRGSVDHFHATDKVDVQVGTLSKAIGALGGYVCGSRDLIDYLYHRARPFLFSTSHPPSVAATCIAAFDILENEPERIARLWANTAYFKQQLTSAGFDVGGNTTPKSETPITPIIIGDGRRTMDFSRALFDAGVMATGIAFPTVPEGKARIRTIMTSEHTREQIDQALETFTSVAKKTGILQA; this is encoded by the coding sequence ATGACCACCGCAGCCGCCAAACGCCCCCAGCTCGCCCATCTCACCGCCCAACTCGACGACCTCCGCGAGCGCGGCACCTTCTTCAAGCTGCGCGTACTCGACGACCAGCAGGCCCCGGTCTGCACCTACGACGGGAAGCGTGTCATCAACCTCGCCTCCAACAACTACCTCGGCCTCTGCAACCATCCAAAGCTCGAAGAAGCCGCCATCGCCGCCACAAAAAAATACGGCGTAGGCTCCGGTGCCGTCCGTACCATCGCCGGCACCATGCACATCCACATGGAGCTCGAAGAAAAGATCGCCGACTTCAAAGGAGTCGAAGCCTGCGTCGTCTTCCAGTCAGGCTTCGCCGCCAACGCCGGCACCGTCTCCAGCATCCTCGGCAAAGAAGACTTCATCCTCTCCGACGAACTCAACCACGCCAGCATCATCGACGGCGCACGCCTCTCTCGCGCAAAGATCAAAGTCTTCCGTCACAAGGACATCGCCCACGCCGAGCAACTCCTGCAGGAAGTCCAGAACGAGCCCGGCCGCAAGCTCCTCATCACCGACGGCGTCTTCTCCATGGACGGCGACATCGGCCCCGTCGACAAGCTCGCCGGCCTCTGCGAAAAGTATGGCGCCATCATGATGGTCGACGACGCCCACGCCTCAGGCGTTCTCGGACGCAATGGCCGCGGCTCCGTCGATCACTTTCACGCCACCGACAAAGTCGACGTCCAGGTCGGCACCCTGTCAAAAGCCATCGGTGCCCTCGGTGGCTACGTCTGCGGCAGCCGCGACCTCATCGACTACCTCTACCACCGCGCCCGCCCCTTCCTCTTCTCCACCTCGCACCCACCCTCGGTCGCCGCCACCTGCATCGCCGCATTTGACATATTGGAGAATGAGCCGGAACGCATAGCCCGCCTCTGGGCCAACACCGCCTACTTCAAGCAGCAACTCACCAGCGCCGGCTTCGACGTCGGCGGCAACACCACCCCGAAGAGCGAAACTCCCATCACTCCTATCATCATCGGCGACGGTCGCCGCACGATGGACTTCTCCCGCGCCCTCTTCGACGCCGGAGTCATGGCCACCGGCATAGCCTTCCCCACCGTCCCCGAAGGAAAGGCCCGCATCCGCACCATCATGACCAGCGAGCACACACGCGAACAGATCGATCAGGCCCTCGAAACATTCACCTCAGTCGCAAAGAAGACGGGCATCCTTCAAGCCTGA
- the miaA gene encoding tRNA (adenosine(37)-N6)-dimethylallyltransferase MiaA, translated as MNPPDHPLIVLVGPTASGKTSLAIHLAQQFNGEIISCDSVAVYREMEIGTAKPTHEERALVPHHMIDIAWPDEPCTAGDYSRQAREALVGITERGHLPIVAGGTGLYLRALTDGLFPAPPQKPGQRERLRNIASTRGPAYLHRLLTRLDPTAAAAIHANDIAKVVRAIEVSLATGHSHNASKRTPMTEQWQQGRDALIGYSILRLGLNPARPLLYERINQRAAAMFSDERHDGGLIEETRRLIARYGEACRPLTSLGYAEASAVLRNQLTCEQAVSQAQQGHRNYAKRQLTWFRRDADMHWLPGSGGDPDIADQAHRLVSKHLREQEKAHPQG; from the coding sequence GTGAACCCACCCGACCACCCGCTCATCGTTCTCGTCGGCCCGACCGCCAGCGGCAAGACCTCCCTCGCCATTCATCTCGCCCAACAGTTCAACGGCGAGATCATCAGCTGCGACTCGGTAGCCGTCTACCGCGAGATGGAGATCGGCACCGCCAAGCCCACCCACGAAGAGCGCGCCCTCGTCCCCCACCACATGATCGACATCGCCTGGCCAGACGAACCCTGCACCGCCGGAGACTACAGCCGTCAGGCCCGCGAGGCGCTCGTCGGCATCACCGAACGCGGTCATCTCCCCATCGTCGCCGGGGGCACCGGCCTCTATCTCCGGGCCCTCACTGACGGCCTCTTTCCCGCACCCCCACAAAAGCCCGGCCAGCGCGAACGCCTCCGCAACATCGCCTCCACCCGCGGCCCGGCATATCTCCACCGCCTCCTCACCCGCCTCGACCCGACCGCAGCAGCGGCCATTCATGCCAACGACATCGCCAAAGTCGTACGCGCCATCGAAGTCTCTCTCGCGACCGGCCACAGCCACAACGCCAGCAAACGCACTCCTATGACCGAACAGTGGCAACAGGGCCGCGATGCCCTCATCGGCTACAGCATTCTGCGCCTCGGCCTCAATCCCGCCCGCCCCCTCCTCTACGAACGCATCAATCAGCGCGCCGCCGCTATGTTTTCCGATGAACGGCACGACGGCGGCCTCATCGAAGAGACCCGTCGTCTCATCGCTCGCTACGGCGAAGCCTGCCGCCCTCTCACCTCACTCGGATACGCCGAAGCCTCTGCCGTCCTCCGCAACCAACTCACCTGCGAGCAAGCCGTCTCCCAGGCCCAGCAAGGTCATCGCAACTACGCCAAACGCCAGCTCACCTGGTTCCGGCGCGACGCCGACATGCACTGGCTCCCAGGCAGCGGCGGCGACCCCGACATCGCAGACCAAGCCCACCGCCTCGTCTCAAAACATCTTCGCGAACAAGAAAAAGCTCACCCGCAAGGATGA
- a CDS encoding TonB C-terminal domain-containing protein, giving the protein MPSLETPPKSAPPNQTPKVRTGRYGELEEHELIHLLDSLDDERSKARFRESIYISIIIYLAIGWFLFYGPRVLFHQPRLISPVQVLKERDQQLTRLEDPTNLFKIAPKTPKARPPQPVVDEKMLKQLQAMRKAAPPTPAAPAPPKPTPPVTQPAPPQQTTPLPPAPQPQPTQQPAQQALVEAPKPVPTRPNFGNPNQTAGDAIRQAAQGAARDHGSAGDSGGQSGGRGGMGTGAEILSDTQGVDFGPYIRRILQDIKRNWYPLIPEEARPPLNKQGETLIRFTILPDGRIAAMNLDGSSQDQSIDRACWGAITGEGQFPPLPASFHGPKLELRIDFLTNKPLP; this is encoded by the coding sequence ATGCCTTCACTCGAGACCCCGCCCAAATCCGCACCGCCCAACCAGACCCCCAAGGTGCGCACCGGCCGCTACGGCGAACTCGAGGAGCACGAACTCATTCACCTGCTCGACTCCCTCGACGACGAACGCTCCAAGGCCCGTTTCCGCGAGTCCATCTACATCTCCATCATCATCTACCTGGCCATCGGCTGGTTCCTCTTCTACGGCCCCCGCGTCCTCTTCCATCAGCCCCGCCTCATCAGCCCCGTACAGGTGCTCAAAGAGCGCGACCAGCAGCTAACCCGCCTCGAAGACCCGACTAATCTCTTCAAAATCGCACCCAAAACCCCCAAGGCGCGCCCACCGCAACCAGTCGTAGACGAGAAGATGTTGAAGCAGCTGCAGGCAATGCGTAAGGCCGCCCCGCCTACCCCAGCCGCTCCCGCGCCACCAAAACCCACACCTCCCGTAACTCAACCGGCGCCCCCACAACAGACGACTCCGCTTCCCCCCGCCCCACAGCCTCAGCCTACCCAGCAGCCGGCCCAGCAGGCTCTCGTAGAAGCACCAAAACCAGTCCCAACCCGGCCAAACTTCGGCAATCCTAATCAGACCGCTGGCGACGCGATCCGCCAGGCCGCCCAGGGTGCAGCTCGCGACCATGGCAGCGCCGGTGACTCTGGCGGTCAATCCGGCGGACGCGGCGGTATGGGCACCGGTGCCGAAATTCTCTCCGACACCCAGGGCGTCGACTTCGGCCCCTACATCCGCCGCATCCTTCAAGACATCAAGCGCAACTGGTATCCCCTCATCCCCGAAGAGGCCCGCCCGCCCCTCAACAAACAGGGCGAAACCCTCATCCGCTTCACCATCCTGCCCGACGGCCGCATCGCCGCCATGAACCTCGACGGCAGCAGCCAGGATCAGTCCATCGACAGAGCCTGTTGGGGCGCCATCACCGGAGAGGGCCAGTTCCCCCCACTCCCGGCCAGCTTCCACGGCCCCAAACTCGAACTCCGCATCGACTTCCTCACCAACAAACCCCTCCCGTAA
- a CDS encoding MogA/MoaB family molybdenum cofactor biosynthesis protein, translated as MDLSGPAVCELLEDAGVGQVLSEMLPDEVDQIAEALRRNAKVVDLIVTTGGTGLAKRDVTPEATRMVCERLVDGLSERMRADGLLQTPLAALSRAVCGTLGDALIVNLPGSPSGARSSLASILEVLPHALDLLAGRTAHHAFTESDQHGRTDGN; from the coding sequence ATGGATCTATCGGGACCTGCGGTGTGCGAGCTGCTTGAGGATGCCGGGGTGGGGCAGGTGTTGAGTGAGATGCTGCCGGATGAGGTCGACCAGATTGCTGAGGCGTTGAGACGTAACGCGAAAGTTGTAGACCTGATTGTGACGACCGGAGGGACGGGGCTGGCGAAACGCGATGTGACGCCGGAGGCTACGAGGATGGTCTGTGAACGGCTGGTTGACGGGTTATCGGAGCGCATGAGAGCCGATGGGCTGCTGCAGACGCCGCTGGCAGCACTGAGCCGCGCTGTTTGCGGGACGCTGGGAGATGCGCTGATTGTGAATCTGCCGGGGAGTCCTTCGGGCGCGAGGAGTTCGCTCGCGTCGATTCTGGAGGTGTTGCCGCATGCGCTGGACTTGCTGGCGGGGCGGACGGCTCATCATGCGTTCACGGAGAGCGATCAGCATGGAAGGACTGACGGCAATTAG
- a CDS encoding VTT domain-containing protein, with product MKISPVALLHKLNVVMLAALKPLGVWGIGALAVIDSAAIPVPIDALLIDYVVHDKSRFLLYCFMAAVGSAVGSLLPYYLGRAGGELFLLKRINRQRYEQMRDRFEKQEFLAIMIPAMMPPPTPVKLFEFAAGVFEMKMLWFFSAICLGKFIRFLIWAIITITYGPAILHTITRAIHQHLAYVLGFSGILIVLLLVYVLRKVFDRRRGTTLPVEEN from the coding sequence GTGAAGATCTCTCCCGTTGCACTTCTGCATAAATTGAATGTCGTGATGCTTGCGGCACTGAAGCCGCTTGGCGTGTGGGGTATCGGCGCGTTGGCGGTGATCGATTCGGCGGCGATTCCGGTGCCGATCGATGCGCTGCTGATCGACTATGTGGTCCACGATAAGTCCCGTTTTCTGCTTTATTGTTTTATGGCGGCGGTTGGCTCTGCCGTCGGAAGCCTGTTGCCGTATTACCTAGGACGCGCGGGCGGGGAGCTGTTTCTGCTCAAACGCATCAACCGGCAACGATATGAGCAGATGCGGGACCGGTTTGAAAAGCAGGAGTTTCTCGCGATCATGATTCCGGCGATGATGCCTCCGCCTACGCCAGTGAAGCTGTTTGAATTTGCGGCGGGCGTGTTCGAGATGAAGATGCTGTGGTTCTTCAGTGCGATCTGTCTCGGGAAGTTCATACGATTTTTGATCTGGGCCATTATCACGATCACGTATGGGCCTGCGATTCTGCATACGATTACGCGGGCGATTCATCAACACCTTGCGTATGTGCTGGGGTTCAGCGGCATTCTGATTGTGCTGCTGCTGGTGTACGTGTTGCGGAAGGTGTTCGACCGGCGGCGGGGGACGACGCTTCCGGTGGAAGAGAATTAG
- a CDS encoding metal-dependent hydrolase yields the protein MEPITHLMTGAVLARSGFNRKAAYATATMTLAAEAPDLDTLWSIRGPIAAFQHHRGWTHTLLGLPFEAALIVGAIWLFHRWRSRRNEAPKQTDPALPYDPTTTPLPRHHAPVRWGLLYGFSLIALLSHLLLDWTNNYGLRPFFPFNPHWYAGSIVFIFEPVIFLLLLLALIAPSLFGLISSEVGARKQAFRGRGWAIFSLVAIVVLWTLRFVEHAEALQLAQSTDYNGARVSRVFASPYPVNPFHWQTVAETPQFYQLATVDTLNSVVATSTQADIIYKPPTTIATLVAKRSWLGEAYLDWSQYPVVTDIGTNEEGLTAVTFRDLRFFYDTPFLAGREKPPLSGTVYLNADRRIVRMDMDGRTQH from the coding sequence ATGGAACCCATCACCCACCTCATGACCGGCGCCGTCCTCGCCCGCTCCGGCTTCAACCGCAAAGCCGCCTACGCCACCGCCACAATGACCCTCGCCGCCGAAGCTCCCGACCTCGACACCCTATGGTCCATCCGCGGCCCCATCGCAGCTTTCCAGCATCACCGCGGCTGGACTCACACCCTCCTCGGTCTGCCGTTCGAAGCTGCATTGATCGTAGGCGCCATCTGGCTCTTTCACCGCTGGCGAAGCCGACGCAACGAAGCCCCGAAACAAACCGACCCCGCGTTGCCCTACGACCCCACGACGACCCCGCTGCCCCGCCACCACGCCCCCGTCCGCTGGGGCCTGCTTTATGGCTTTTCTCTCATCGCCCTGCTGAGCCACCTCCTGCTCGACTGGACGAACAACTACGGACTGCGCCCATTCTTTCCTTTCAACCCCCATTGGTACGCCGGCTCCATCGTCTTCATCTTCGAACCCGTCATCTTTCTCCTTCTGCTCCTGGCTCTTATCGCGCCCTCCCTCTTCGGGCTCATCAGCAGCGAAGTAGGCGCTCGCAAACAAGCATTCCGCGGACGAGGCTGGGCCATCTTTTCCCTCGTCGCCATCGTCGTCCTCTGGACCCTGCGCTTCGTCGAACACGCAGAGGCCCTCCAACTCGCCCAATCCACCGACTACAACGGAGCCCGCGTCTCCCGGGTCTTCGCCAGCCCCTACCCCGTCAACCCTTTCCATTGGCAGACCGTCGCCGAGACTCCACAGTTCTACCAGCTCGCCACAGTCGACACTCTCAACAGCGTCGTCGCCACCAGCACTCAGGCCGACATCATCTATAAGCCCCCCACCACAATCGCCACCCTCGTAGCCAAGCGCAGCTGGCTCGGCGAAGCCTACCTCGACTGGTCGCAGTATCCCGTAGTCACCGACATCGGCACGAACGAGGAAGGCCTCACCGCCGTCACCTTCCGCGATCTGCGCTTCTTCTACGACACGCCGTTCCTGGCCGGCCGCGAAAAGCCCCCACTCTCAGGAACCGTCTACCTCAACGCCGACCGCCGCATCGTCCGCATGGACATGGACGGCCGCACCCAGCATTAG
- the gatB gene encoding Asp-tRNA(Asn)/Glu-tRNA(Gln) amidotransferase subunit GatB: MSTLTALSPDVLAKYQPVIGLEVHVQLLTKSKAFCGCVNKYGGEPNTHCCPTCLGLPGALPVLNRRAVEFAVLAAKAINCEIRETSIFSRKNYFYPDSPKGYQISQFDKPIAEHGWIEVPAFDASGAAVTKRIGVTRLHMEEDAGKSIHDGFADSVSKTYIDLNRCGTPLVEIVSEPDLRTADEVFEYLTKLKEILLYTGVSDCNMEEGSLRCDANVSVMLKKDAAELGAKAYGTKAEVKNVNSFRYIRAAVEYEIERQIGVLEDGGRVVQESRLWNNAEGRTYSMRSKEQAHDYRYFPEPDLPPLVVGAEWQAEILKMMPELPEARRERMIREYEISAQDAATLTATREFADKFEDAAKKAKSPRRVAALLTSELTMRLRAAGLELEQSPVSMAGVVMAADLAESGELSSKMLKQLLDSAFEKNEDFPVVYEREKPQQISDTGAIEAMIDEVIASNAKQVEQYRGGKKTVAAFFVGQVMRLSKGQANPALLNELVAKKLDALG; this comes from the coding sequence ATGTCTACCTTGACTGCGCTTTCGCCCGACGTTCTTGCCAAGTACCAGCCTGTGATTGGGCTGGAAGTTCATGTTCAGCTTTTGACGAAGTCGAAGGCGTTTTGCGGATGCGTGAATAAATACGGTGGCGAGCCGAATACGCATTGCTGTCCGACCTGCCTCGGGTTACCGGGAGCGTTGCCGGTGTTGAATCGCAGGGCCGTGGAGTTTGCTGTGCTGGCGGCGAAGGCGATCAACTGCGAGATTCGCGAGACGAGTATTTTTTCGCGGAAGAATTATTTTTATCCGGATTCGCCGAAGGGATACCAGATCTCGCAGTTCGACAAGCCGATTGCGGAGCACGGATGGATTGAGGTGCCGGCGTTTGATGCGAGTGGCGCGGCTGTGACCAAGCGGATCGGTGTGACCCGGCTGCACATGGAAGAAGATGCTGGGAAGAGCATTCACGATGGGTTTGCAGATTCGGTGTCGAAGACCTATATCGACCTGAACCGGTGTGGGACGCCGCTGGTGGAGATTGTGAGTGAGCCTGATCTGCGAACTGCGGATGAGGTGTTTGAATACCTGACGAAGTTGAAGGAGATTCTGCTCTACACCGGCGTGAGCGACTGCAACATGGAGGAAGGCTCGCTGAGGTGCGACGCCAACGTCAGCGTAATGCTAAAGAAGGATGCGGCGGAGTTAGGGGCTAAAGCATACGGCACGAAGGCTGAGGTGAAGAACGTCAACAGCTTTCGGTATATTCGCGCGGCGGTGGAGTACGAGATCGAGCGGCAGATTGGGGTGCTGGAAGACGGCGGTCGGGTGGTACAGGAGTCGCGGCTTTGGAATAACGCGGAGGGGCGGACTTACTCGATGCGGAGTAAGGAGCAGGCACATGACTACCGGTACTTTCCGGAGCCGGATCTGCCGCCGCTTGTGGTTGGTGCGGAGTGGCAGGCGGAGATTCTGAAGATGATGCCTGAGCTGCCCGAAGCTCGTCGAGAGCGCATGATTCGCGAGTATGAGATTTCGGCGCAGGATGCTGCTACGTTGACAGCGACGCGTGAGTTTGCAGATAAGTTTGAAGACGCGGCGAAGAAGGCCAAGAGTCCTCGTCGCGTGGCGGCGTTACTGACGAGCGAGTTGACGATGCGGCTGCGGGCTGCGGGGTTGGAGTTGGAGCAGTCGCCGGTGTCGATGGCTGGTGTGGTGATGGCGGCTGACCTGGCGGAGTCGGGGGAGTTGTCGAGCAAGATGCTGAAGCAGTTGCTGGATAGTGCGTTTGAGAAGAACGAGGATTTTCCTGTGGTGTACGAGCGGGAGAAGCCGCAGCAGATCTCGGACACGGGCGCGATTGAGGCGATGATCGATGAGGTGATCGCGTCGAATGCGAAGCAGGTGGAGCAGTATCGCGGGGGGAAGAAGACGGTGGCCGCGTTCTTTGTTGGTCAGGTGATGAGGCTGTCAAAAGGGCAGGCTAATCCTGCGCTTCTGAATGAATTGGTGGCGAAGAAGCTGGATGCGTTGGGATAG
- a CDS encoding DUF6496 domain-containing protein produces MTTKKATAKKSASKKTASKKAATKKKASKRTPAKKAAKKSSTRKYSPSAGKNVETEMREMKKGTLKSGRSGKKVTNPKQAIAIGLSEARKAGKKVPPPPKKG; encoded by the coding sequence ATGACTACGAAGAAGGCAACGGCAAAGAAGTCGGCGAGTAAGAAGACGGCTTCAAAGAAGGCGGCAACGAAAAAGAAAGCGTCTAAGAGGACTCCGGCCAAGAAGGCGGCAAAGAAGAGTTCGACGCGGAAGTACAGTCCTTCGGCCGGCAAGAACGTTGAGACTGAGATGCGCGAGATGAAGAAGGGTACGTTGAAGAGTGGTCGCAGTGGCAAGAAGGTGACCAATCCGAAGCAGGCGATTGCGATTGGTTTGTCAGAGGCGCGGAAGGCAGGGAAGAAGGTTCCGCCGCCACCGAAGAAAGGGTAA
- a CDS encoding nucleoside deaminase, which translates to MTEVERYRAMLEVALKEARIGRSEGGVPIGAALFDGDGKLLASGRNRRVQQDDPSVHGETDAFRRAGRQRTYKDKVMVTTLAPCWYCSGLIRQFGIRTLVVGESRNFSGGVEWLKEHGVKVIDLDSQECSDLLTGFIAEKPEVWNEDIGEE; encoded by the coding sequence ATGACGGAAGTGGAGAGGTATCGCGCAATGCTGGAGGTCGCGCTGAAGGAGGCCCGCATCGGTCGGAGCGAGGGTGGGGTTCCGATCGGTGCGGCGTTGTTTGATGGGGATGGAAAGTTGTTGGCGTCGGGAAGAAATCGAAGGGTGCAGCAGGATGACCCGTCGGTGCATGGAGAGACGGATGCGTTTCGACGGGCGGGGCGGCAGAGGACTTACAAGGACAAGGTGATGGTGACTACGCTTGCTCCCTGCTGGTATTGCAGTGGGCTGATTCGGCAGTTCGGGATTCGCACCCTGGTGGTAGGGGAGAGCAGAAACTTTTCTGGTGGGGTGGAGTGGCTGAAGGAGCATGGAGTGAAGGTGATCGATCTCGATTCGCAGGAGTGTTCGGATCTGTTAACAGGATTTATCGCAGAGAAGCCTGAGGTTTGGAATGAGGATATTGGTGAGGAGTAA
- a CDS encoding DUF2199 domain-containing protein produces the protein MSIKSESGFGCSVCGEHHVLSLSYSVKAPLAVGAIAVEELDQRVVITPDQCVVDGKDFYLRGRILVPVIGLEEPFVWGIWAEVSPKNFVRTNELWAVEGREKEAPFPGWLNSQLPVFGDTYNLEVSVQTQPVGQRPYFTVVDQDHPLAEEQRDGITMERVEEIAVRMLHPD, from the coding sequence ATGAGTATTAAGTCAGAGAGCGGGTTTGGTTGTAGCGTATGTGGCGAGCATCATGTTTTGTCGTTGAGTTATAGCGTCAAAGCTCCGCTGGCTGTTGGTGCGATTGCGGTGGAGGAGTTGGATCAGCGAGTGGTGATTACTCCTGATCAGTGCGTTGTTGATGGTAAAGATTTCTATCTACGCGGGCGCATTCTGGTGCCTGTGATTGGGTTGGAGGAGCCGTTTGTTTGGGGGATCTGGGCTGAGGTGAGTCCAAAGAACTTTGTGCGGACCAATGAACTGTGGGCGGTTGAAGGACGAGAGAAGGAAGCACCGTTTCCTGGTTGGCTGAACTCTCAGTTGCCGGTGTTCGGCGATACATACAACCTTGAAGTGAGCGTGCAGACGCAACCGGTGGGGCAGAGGCCGTATTTTACAGTTGTGGATCAGGACCATCCTCTGGCAGAGGAACAGAGGGACGGCATCACGATGGAGCGCGTGGAAGAGATTGCGGTTCGGATGCTGCATCCGGATTGA